Proteins encoded by one window of Fusarium graminearum PH-1 chromosome 1, whole genome shotgun sequence:
- a CDS encoding serine/threonine-protein kinase psk1, translating into MISHAPAAVNIVRGFQTTPATSGDEDSDPGHNEVPTPRRKTAGRTIVNDVVSANCSPIIRASSPAVSGIAKLRMQMEPLSLDGGSPYSMSRSTSQQGIALDFRKQMISRTHSREDVRSEAGSEISDTSISYEVNLEHDFADESVRERNGYLGTLEGGLAPNRKMTSEDFEQLRCLGKGTYGTVLLVKQRATGRLYAQKQFKKASLVVHKKLIEQTKTERQILESVNRHPFVVKLFYAFQDHEQLYLILEYGQGGELFTHLDTEKMFSEDVAAFYMAEMLLAISHLHNDLGVVYRDLKPENCLLDAEGHLLLTDFGLSKVSIDETDACNSMLGTVEYMAPEVVLGKKYGKAVDWWSFGALGYDLMTGNPPFRGQNHAKIQDNIVKQKLVLPYFLSADAKDLLTRLLRKDPKKRLGAVMPNDLATMKKHRFFRKIDWKKLAAREVEPPIQPMITDPELAENFAPEFTELAISPVLPNKDAWPRSLPKDELFGGFSFVASSSLLNEDRFAAYAQT; encoded by the coding sequence ATGATAAGCCACGCACCTGCCGCGGTCAACATCGTCCGTGGCTTTCAGACTACACCTGCTACCTCTGGCGACGAGGACTCAGACCCTGGACACAACGAGGTCCCCACCCCCCGACGAAAGACTGCCGGACGAACCATTGTCAACGATGTTGTGAGCGCCAACTGCAGCCCAATTATTCGAGCATCTTCTCCCGCTGTTTCGGGTATCGCAAAGCTGCGCATGCAGATGGAACCTCTTAGTCTGGACGGAGGATCTCCTTACTCCATGAGCCGTTCTACAAGTCAGCAAGGCATCGCCCTCGATTTTCGAAAGCAGATGATCAGCCGCACACACAGCCGAGAGGATGTTCGCAGCGAGGCTGGAAGCGAGATTTCAGACACCTCTATTAGTTACGAAGTGAACCTCGAGCACGATTTCGCCGACGAGAGTGTTCGAGAGCGTAATGGATACCTTGGAACCCTTGAAGGTGGCCTTGCGCCGAACCGTAAGATGACGTCGGAGGACTTTGAACAGCTGCGATGCCTCGGCAAGGGAACATACGGCACTGTGCTTCTGGTCAAGCAGCGTGCGACTGGGAGGCTTTATGCTCAAAAGCAGTTCAAGAAAGCCTCCTTGGTGGTCCacaagaagctcatcgagcAGACCAAGACTGAGCGACAGATTCTCGAATCCGTCAACAGACACCCGTTCGTTGTCAAGCTGTTCTACGCTTTCCAGGACCACGAGCAGCTGTACCTTATCCTTGAGTATGGACAAGGCGGCGAGCTCTTCACCCATCTTGACACTGAGAAGATGTTCTCCGAGGATGTAGCTGCTTTCTACATGGCGGAAATGCTTCTGGCTATTTCGCACTTGCACAACGATCTCGGTGTAGTATACCGCGATCTTAAGCCAGAGAACTGCCTCTTGGACGCTGAaggccatcttctcctgacCGACTTCGGCCTGTCCAAGGTGTCCATTGATGAGACCGACGCTTGCAACTCGATGCTGGGAACCGTCGAGTACATGGCACCTGAAGTTGTGCTCGGGAAGAAATACGGGAAAGCGGTCGACTGGTGGTCCTTTGGAGCGCTTGGGTACGACCTGATGACTGGAAACCCGCCTTTCCGTGGCCAGAATCACGCCAAGATCCAGGACAACATTGTCAAGCAGAAGTTGGTGCTTCCTTACTTCTTGAGCGCCGATGCCAAAGATCTCCTTACCCGACTTCTTCGCAAGGATCCCAAGAAGCGTCTCGGAGCAGTGATGCCCAATGACCTGGCGACCATGAAGAAGCACCGGTTCTTCCGCAAGATtgactggaagaagctcGCAGCACGGGAGGTTGAGCCGCCGATTCAGCCGATGATCACGGATCCTGAGTTAGCCGAGAACTTCGCCCCCGAGTTTACCGAGCTGGCGATCAGCCCGGTACTGCCCAACAAGGATGCCTGGCCCCGAAGCCTCCCTAAGGATGAGCTCTTTGGTGGATTCAGCTTTGTGGCGTCTTCAAGCCTGTTGAACGAAGATCGGTTTGCGGCATATGCCCAGACATAA
- a CDS encoding serine/threonine-protein kinase SCH9: MNGVINQNVRSVADEDNVDHIGVDTPRSGVATPQPDLQDKRLPSIMSYFGQVRNNPSAPSSDPNSSESDTALDGILVQPAPPTDLQLQVHPEGSTRGCDSSASDRSPLQHESLDRMPSTTQRDEHNLSNPYPTPPTSQPSSSEGSISQDMISADSGAHGRAAVEPKSLTQQTQSKKPTASPFITTHFQTSNDPSLPELDSSKIAAHTEDSIQPSHPEPGAADSDTSEVAAPGKWNILNGLKELTRMTFKSGNSTPTRAMSAARPSASERAPSSGRTSHDSAEVSGAHTPRSSGGAQAPAAKGKLTIKINEARGLRKSRDPYVVVVFQRSELISGGPHSLDEEDNLSIDPPPAHGGIAIQRSGSDSGRPLAIPMRSRQSSNTSIHDHGGSVRNRPGPLSFTNPKWDAEAEFDVVDYDMLVDVSVYDHGASGDEFLGHVDFQASKDPGTPVEGWFQLQGHADTMAEKAPTGEIFLEAIYHRAEKKQFGPQDFDILKLIGKGTFGQVYQVRKKDTQRIYAMKVLQKKVIVQKKEVAHTVGERNILVRTAMSDSPFIVGLKFSFQTPSELYLVTDYMSGGELFWHLQKEGRFDEKRAKFYIAELILAIQHLHNNDIVYRDLKPENILLDANGHIALCDFGLSKANLTKNDTTNTFCGTTEYLAPEVLLDESGYTKMVDFWSLGVLVFEMCCGWSPFYAEDTQQMYKNIAFGKVRFPRDTLSQEGRNFVKGLLNRNPKHRLGATDDAEELKRHPFFGDVDWTLLTKKLITPPFKPKLKSETDVSYFDPEFTTALDQNGSLNERAAALARGYAASTPLSPSVQANFQGFTFVDESALEDHMRDRAGLVDEDMDDGNGHGRRHRDNDDWDNLDDIDLRKANRMSGIMKTGHDEHMVGGSHFDV, translated from the exons TAATGTCGATCACATCGGTGTTGATACTCCTCGATCTGGTGTAGCTACTCCTCAACCCGATCTACAGGACAAACGCTTGCCCAGTATCATGAGTTACTTTGGCCAGGTTCGTAATAACCCTTCTGCGCCTTCGTCAGATCCCAATTCGTCAGAGAGCGATACCGCTCTAGACGGGATTCTAGTTCAACCCGCTCCACCTACCGACCTGCAGTTGCAGGTACACCCAGAGGGCTCTACTCGCGGCTGTGACTCTTCGGCTTCTGATCGTTCGCCTCTTCAACATGAGAGCCTTGATCGCATGCCGAGTACCACGCAGCGGGATGAGCATAACCTTTCAAACCCCTACCCAACCCCACCCACATCTCAGCCCTCGTCTTCGGAGGGTTCTATCTCCCAAGACATGATTTCTGCCGACTCAGGGGCCCATGGCAGGGCTGCTGTCGAGCCTAAGTCTCTTACACAGCAGACACAATCCAAGAAACCCACAGCCTCGCCTTTCATCACCACCCACTTTCAAACTTCCAATGACCCATCACTACCTGAACTTGACTCCTCCAAAATCGCAGCACATACCGAAGACTCCATCCAGCCCTCGCACCCCGAACCTGGTGCTGCAGATTCAGACACTTCTGAAGTTGCTGCCCCCGGCAAGTGGAATATTCTTAATGGACTCAAGGAGCTAACTCGTATGACGTTCAAGAGCGGCAACTCGACTCCTACTCGAGCAATGTCGGCTGCACGACCTTCGGCCTCTGAGAGAGCCCCCTCCTCCGGGAGAACCAGCCATGATAGCGCTGAAGTCAGCGGCGCCCATACTCCCAGGAGCTCTGGCGGTGCCCAGGCACCCGCTGCCAAGGGTAAACTAACAATCAAGATCAATGAAGCCCGAGGACTCAGGAAGAGTCGGGACCCTtatgttgttgttgttttccaACGTAGTGAGCTCATCTCGGGCGGCCCCCACTCccttgacgaggaagacaacCTCAGCATCGACCCACCTCCCGCTCATGGTGGCATCGCCATTCAACGATCAGGAAGTGACTCAGGTCGTCCCTTGGCCATTCCCATGAGAAGCAGACagagcagcaacaccagcatccATGACCACGGTGGCTCAGTTCGCAACCGGCCTGGGCCGTTATCCTTCACCAACCCAAAGTGGGATGCGGAAGCAGAATT CGACGTTGTAGACTACGATATGCTCGTTGATGTCTCAGTATATGATCATGGGGCATCGGGAGATGAGTTTCTCGGTCATGTCGACTTCCAAGCCAGCAAGGATCCTGGCACTCCTGTTGAGGGTTGGTTCCAGCTTCAGGGTCATGCAGACACTATGGCTGAGAAGGCGCCGACCGGCGAAATCTTCCTCGAAGCCATTTACCACAGGGCCGAGAAGAAACAGTTCGGTCCACAGGATTTCGATATTCTCAAGCTTATTGGCAAGGGTACTTTTGGTCAGGTGTACCAAGTGCGAAAGAAGGATACTCAACGCATCTATGCCATGAAGGTTCTGCAAAAGAAGGTTATCGtacagaagaaggaggtcgCCCACACCGTAGGCGAGCGAAACATTCTGGTCCGCACAGCCATGTCTGACTCACCTTTCATCGTCGGTCTCAAATTCTCTTTCCAAACACCATCCGAACTTTACCTGGTCACCGACTACATGTCCGGAGGTGAACTTTTCTGGCATTTGCAGAAGGAGGGCCGGTTCGACGAGAAGCGAGCCAAGTTCTACATCGCCGAGTTGATCTTAGCCATTCAGCACCTTCACAACAACGATATTGTGTATCGAGATCTGAAGCCCGAGAACATCCTTCTGGACGCAAATGGTCACATCGCCTTGTGCGACTTTGGTCTCTCCAAGGCCAACCTTACGAAGAACGACACAACCAATACGTTCTGTGGAACTACCGAATATCTTGCACCCGAAGTTTTGCTGGACGAATCCGGCTACACCAAGATGGTGGACTTCTGGTCACTCGGTGTCTTGGTATTCGAGATGTGTTGTGGTTGGAGCCCATTCTATGCCGAGGATACACAGCAAATGTATAAGAATATTGCATTCGGAAAGGTGAGGTTCCCACGAGACACCCTCTCTCAGGAAGGAAGGAATTTCGTCAAGGGACTCCTTAACCGAAACCCCAAGCACAGATTGGGTGCgactgatgatgctgaggagttgaagagaCACCCCTTCTTTGGCGACGTGGACTGGACATTACtcaccaagaagctcatcacTCCTCCTTTCAAGCCCAAATTGAAGTCCGAGACAGATGTCTCATATTTTGACCCCGAGTTCACGACTGCTCTGGATCAGAACGGCTCTCTAAACGAGCGTGCCGCTGCTTTGGCGCGGGGTTACGCCGCTTCAACACCACTATCTCCATCTGTCCAAGCCAACTTCCAGGGCTTCACATTTGTTGATGAAAGTGCGCTTGAAGACCACATGCGAGACCGAGCAGGACTTGTTGACgaagacatggatgatggaaatggtCATGGCCGCCGGCACCGCGATAACGACGACTGGGATAATCTGGACGACATTGACCTCAGGAAGGCAAACCGGATGAGTGGGATCATGAAGACTGGGCACGACGAGCACATGGTGGGAGGTTCTCATTTTGACGTATAA